Proteins encoded by one window of Sorex araneus isolate mSorAra2 chromosome 3, mSorAra2.pri, whole genome shotgun sequence:
- the ARHGAP27 gene encoding rho GTPase-activating protein 27 isoform X2 has protein sequence MGSLKPPADRHVAAAMAADVEGDVYVLVEHPFEYTGKDGRRVAIQPNERYRLLRRSTEHWWHVRREPGGRPFYLPAQYVRELPALGDPAPTPLPAVPHPGPVVPEPLAYDYRFVSAPVEPRGRAGSLCVPSRPQRGNLAPGLPACLYTRPTAPVRPAQSLDDLARAAAAPPAGLLGSTGSFKACSVAGSWVCPRPLARSDSENVYEAIRDVCEPPPDERAEQVDDGEPVYANIQRQAPATSPVPAPEPAPEPAPAPPPGPVWETHTDADTGRPYYYNPDTGVTTWESPFEAAEGAASPATSPASVGSHESLNTEWGQYWDEESQRVFFYNQLTGETAWEDELEHEAADELEELEMQPDLSMGSPRDQRPPTPETDYPEMLVSYPEEDYSPVGSFSEPSPNSSLAAPPGWSCHTDADGQMVYTNHVSLEQWVRLEDHGKPYFYNPSDASVRWELPQVPVPALRCTLKSSSDNESPTQPTPPKEKIKTLDKAGVLHRTKTVDKGKRLRKKHWSASWTVLEGGVLTFFKDSKSSTAGGLRQPSKISTPEYTVELKGASLSWAPKDKSSKKNVLELRSRDGSEYLIQHDSEAIISTWHKAIAQGIQELSADLPPEEDRESSPVVDFGSSEHLGSWREREEQQQTGAAGLALGPGGLESDLNRVRLKLRKFLQRRPTLQALREKGYIKDQVFGCALAELCEREKSSVPRFVQQCIRTVEARGLDMDGLYRISGNLATIQKLRYKVDHDERLDLDDGRWEDVHVITGALKLFFRELPEPLFPFSHFRQFIAAIKLQDQVQRSRCVRDLVRSLPAPNHDTLRLLFQHLCRVIEHGEENRMSVQSVAIVFGPTLLRPETEESSMPMTMVFQNQVVELILQQCSDIFRPH, from the exons ATGGGCTCCCTGAAGCCCCCTGCCGAC AGACACGTCGCGGCCGCGATGGCGGCTGACGTCGAGGGGGACGTGTACGTGCTGGTGGAACATCCGTTCGAGTACACGGGCAAGGACGGGCGCCGAGTGGCCATCCAGCCCAATGAGCGCTACCGCCTGCTGCGCCGAAGCACCGAGCACTGGTGGCACGTGCGGCGCGAGCCGGGCGGCCGCCCCTTCTACCTGCCCGCGCAGTATGTGCGCGAGCTGCCGGCGCTCGGTGACCCCGCGCCCACCCCACTGCCCGCAGTGCCCCACCCGGGCCCAGTGGTCCCCGAGCCGCTCGCCTACGACTACCGCTTCGTGAGCGCGCCGGTCGAGCCCCGGGGCCGCGCGGGCTCCCTGTGCGTCCCGTCGCGGCCCCAGCGCGGCAACCTGGCTCCTGGCCTGCCCGCCTGCCTGTACACGCGGCCCACGGCGCCCGTGCGGCCCGCGCAGTCCCTGGATGACCTGGctcgcgccgccgccgcgcccccagCCGGCCTGCTCGGGAGCACCGGCAGCTTCAAAGCCTGCAGCGTGGCGGGTTCCTGGGTGTGCCCGCGGCCGCTGGCGCGCAGCGACTCGGAAAACGTCTACGAGGCCATCCGGGATGTGTGCGAGCCGCCGCCGGACGAGCGCGCCGAGCAG GTGGATGACGGGGAGCCGGTGTACGCCAACATCCAGCGGCAGGCTCCGGCCACATCGCCCGTCCCGGCCCCGGAGCCGGCCCCggagccagccccagccccgccgcccggcccggtGTGGGAGACGCACACGGACGCGGACACCGGGCGCCCCTACTACTACAACCCAGACACAGGCGTGACCACCTGGGAGTCGCCCTTCGAGGCTGCAGAGGGAGCCGCCAGCCCTGCCACCTCCCCTGCCTCGGTGGGCAGTCACGAGAGCCTCAATACCGAGTGGGGTCAGTACTGGGATGAGGAGAGTCAACGGGTGTTCTTCTACAACCAGCTGACGGGCGAGACGGCCTGGGAGGACGAACTCGAGCACGAAGCTGCGGACGAGCTGGAAGAACTGGAGATGCAGCCGGACCTGAGCATGGGCAGCCCCCGGGACCAGAGG ccccccacccctgagacCGACTACCCGGAGATGCTGGTTAGTTACCCCGAGGAGGACTATTCCCCAGTGGGCTCCTTCAGTGAGCCCAGCCCCAACTCTTCCTTGGCTGCTCCCCCTGGCTGGTCTTGCCACACAGATGCCGATGGACAGATGGTCTACACCAACCACGTCAGCCTAGAGCAG TGGGTGAGGTTGGAGGACCATGGAAAGCCTTACTTCTACAACCCAAGTGATGCGTCCGTCCGCTGGGAGCTGCCCCAG GTCCCCGTCCCTGCCCTTCGATGTACCCTCAAATCCAGCTCGGACAATGAGAGTCCCACCCAGCCCACGCCTCCCAAGGAGAAG ATCAAGACCCTGGACAAAGCAGGTGTTCTCCATCGCACCAAGACAGTGGACAAGGGCAAGCGGCTCCG GAAGAAGCACTGGAGTGCCTCCTGGACCGTCCTGGAGGGCGGCGTCCTGACTTTCTTCAAAGACTCCAAGAGCTCCACAGCAGGTGGCCTG aggcAGCCCTCCAAGATCTCCACCCCTGAGTACACAGTGGAGCTGAAGGGAGCCTCCCTCTCCTGGGCCCCCAAAGACAAGTCCAGCAAGAAGAACGTGCtggag CTGCGGAGTCGAGACGGCTCTGAGTACCTGATCCAGCATGACTCGGAGGCCATCATCAGTACCTGGCACAAGGCCATCGCCCAGGGCATCCAGGAGCTG TCCGCAGACCTCCCGCCGGAGGAAGACAGGGAGAGCAGCCCCGTGGTGGACTTCGGGTCCAGCGAGCACCTGGGGAGCTGGCgggagagagaggagcagcagcAGACCGGCGCAG ccggcctggccctgggtCCGGGGGGTCTGGAGAGCGACCTGAACCGGGTCCGGCTCAAGCTGCGCAAGTTCCTGCAGAGGCGGCCCACGCTGCAGGCGCTCCGGGAGAAGGGCTACATCAAGG acCAGGTGTTCGGCTGCGCTCTGGCCGAGCTGTGTGAGCGCGAGAAGAGCTCTGTGCCGCGCTTCGTGCAGCAGTGCATCCGCACCGTGGAGGCCCGGG GCTTGGACATGGACGGGCTGTACCGCATCAGCGGGAACCTGGCTACCATCCAGAAGCTGCGCTATAAGGTGGACCACG ATGAGCGTCTGGACCTGGACGACGGGCGCTGGGAGGACGTCCACGTTATCACCGGGGCCCTGAAGCTCTTCTTCCGAGAGCTGCCCGAGCCGCTCTTCCCCTTCTCGCACTTCCGCCAGTTCATCGCGGCCATCA AGCTCCAGGACCAGGTCCAGCGCAGCCGCTGTGTGCGGGACCTGGTGCGCTCACTGCCCGCCCCCAACCACGACACGCTGCGACTGCTCTTTCAGCACCTGTGCAG GGTGATCGAGCACGGCGAGGAGAACCGCATGTCGGTGCAgagcgtggccatcgtgttcgggcCCACGCTGCTGAGGCCCGAGACGGAGGAGAGCAGCATGCCCATGACCATGGTGTTCCAGAACCAGGTGGTGGAGCTCATCCTGCAGCAGTGCTCGGACATCTTCCGGCCGCACTGA
- the ARHGAP27 gene encoding rho GTPase-activating protein 27 isoform X3 yields MAADVEGDVYVLVEHPFEYTGKDGRRVAIQPNERYRLLRRSTEHWWHVRREPGGRPFYLPAQYVRELPALGDPAPTPLPAVPHPGPVVPEPLAYDYRFVSAPVEPRGRAGSLCVPSRPQRGNLAPGLPACLYTRPTAPVRPAQSLDDLARAAAAPPAGLLGSTGSFKACSVAGSWVCPRPLARSDSENVYEAIRDVCEPPPDERAEQVDDGEPVYANIQRQAPATSPVPAPEPAPEPAPAPPPGPVWETHTDADTGRPYYYNPDTGVTTWESPFEAAEGAASPATSPASVGSHESLNTEWGQYWDEESQRVFFYNQLTGETAWEDELEHEAADELEELEMQPDLSMGSPRDQRPPTPETDYPEMLVSYPEEDYSPVGSFSEPSPNSSLAAPPGWSCHTDADGQMVYTNHVSLEQWVRLEDHGKPYFYNPSDASVRWELPQVPVPALRCTLKSSSDNESPTQPTPPKEKIKTLDKAGVLHRTKTVDKGKRLRKKHWSASWTVLEGGVLTFFKDSKSSTAGGLRQPSKISTPEYTVELKGASLSWAPKDKSSKKNVLELRSRDGSEYLIQHDSEAIISTWHKAIAQGIQELVPFLQSADLPPEEDRESSPVVDFGSSEHLGSWREREEQQQTGAAGLALGPGGLESDLNRVRLKLRKFLQRRPTLQALREKGYIKDQVFGCALAELCEREKSSVPRFVQQCIRTVEARGLDMDGLYRISGNLATIQKLRYKVDHDERLDLDDGRWEDVHVITGALKLFFRELPEPLFPFSHFRQFIAAIKLQDQVQRSRCVRDLVRSLPAPNHDTLRLLFQHLCRVIEHGEENRMSVQSVAIVFGPTLLRPETEESSMPMTMVFQNQVVELILQQCSDIFRPH; encoded by the exons ATGGCGGCTGACGTCGAGGGGGACGTGTACGTGCTGGTGGAACATCCGTTCGAGTACACGGGCAAGGACGGGCGCCGAGTGGCCATCCAGCCCAATGAGCGCTACCGCCTGCTGCGCCGAAGCACCGAGCACTGGTGGCACGTGCGGCGCGAGCCGGGCGGCCGCCCCTTCTACCTGCCCGCGCAGTATGTGCGCGAGCTGCCGGCGCTCGGTGACCCCGCGCCCACCCCACTGCCCGCAGTGCCCCACCCGGGCCCAGTGGTCCCCGAGCCGCTCGCCTACGACTACCGCTTCGTGAGCGCGCCGGTCGAGCCCCGGGGCCGCGCGGGCTCCCTGTGCGTCCCGTCGCGGCCCCAGCGCGGCAACCTGGCTCCTGGCCTGCCCGCCTGCCTGTACACGCGGCCCACGGCGCCCGTGCGGCCCGCGCAGTCCCTGGATGACCTGGctcgcgccgccgccgcgcccccagCCGGCCTGCTCGGGAGCACCGGCAGCTTCAAAGCCTGCAGCGTGGCGGGTTCCTGGGTGTGCCCGCGGCCGCTGGCGCGCAGCGACTCGGAAAACGTCTACGAGGCCATCCGGGATGTGTGCGAGCCGCCGCCGGACGAGCGCGCCGAGCAG GTGGATGACGGGGAGCCGGTGTACGCCAACATCCAGCGGCAGGCTCCGGCCACATCGCCCGTCCCGGCCCCGGAGCCGGCCCCggagccagccccagccccgccgcccggcccggtGTGGGAGACGCACACGGACGCGGACACCGGGCGCCCCTACTACTACAACCCAGACACAGGCGTGACCACCTGGGAGTCGCCCTTCGAGGCTGCAGAGGGAGCCGCCAGCCCTGCCACCTCCCCTGCCTCGGTGGGCAGTCACGAGAGCCTCAATACCGAGTGGGGTCAGTACTGGGATGAGGAGAGTCAACGGGTGTTCTTCTACAACCAGCTGACGGGCGAGACGGCCTGGGAGGACGAACTCGAGCACGAAGCTGCGGACGAGCTGGAAGAACTGGAGATGCAGCCGGACCTGAGCATGGGCAGCCCCCGGGACCAGAGG ccccccacccctgagacCGACTACCCGGAGATGCTGGTTAGTTACCCCGAGGAGGACTATTCCCCAGTGGGCTCCTTCAGTGAGCCCAGCCCCAACTCTTCCTTGGCTGCTCCCCCTGGCTGGTCTTGCCACACAGATGCCGATGGACAGATGGTCTACACCAACCACGTCAGCCTAGAGCAG TGGGTGAGGTTGGAGGACCATGGAAAGCCTTACTTCTACAACCCAAGTGATGCGTCCGTCCGCTGGGAGCTGCCCCAG GTCCCCGTCCCTGCCCTTCGATGTACCCTCAAATCCAGCTCGGACAATGAGAGTCCCACCCAGCCCACGCCTCCCAAGGAGAAG ATCAAGACCCTGGACAAAGCAGGTGTTCTCCATCGCACCAAGACAGTGGACAAGGGCAAGCGGCTCCG GAAGAAGCACTGGAGTGCCTCCTGGACCGTCCTGGAGGGCGGCGTCCTGACTTTCTTCAAAGACTCCAAGAGCTCCACAGCAGGTGGCCTG aggcAGCCCTCCAAGATCTCCACCCCTGAGTACACAGTGGAGCTGAAGGGAGCCTCCCTCTCCTGGGCCCCCAAAGACAAGTCCAGCAAGAAGAACGTGCtggag CTGCGGAGTCGAGACGGCTCTGAGTACCTGATCCAGCATGACTCGGAGGCCATCATCAGTACCTGGCACAAGGCCATCGCCCAGGGCATCCAGGAGCTG GTCCCGTTTCTGCAGTCCGCAGACCTCCCGCCGGAGGAAGACAGGGAGAGCAGCCCCGTGGTGGACTTCGGGTCCAGCGAGCACCTGGGGAGCTGGCgggagagagaggagcagcagcAGACCGGCGCAG ccggcctggccctgggtCCGGGGGGTCTGGAGAGCGACCTGAACCGGGTCCGGCTCAAGCTGCGCAAGTTCCTGCAGAGGCGGCCCACGCTGCAGGCGCTCCGGGAGAAGGGCTACATCAAGG acCAGGTGTTCGGCTGCGCTCTGGCCGAGCTGTGTGAGCGCGAGAAGAGCTCTGTGCCGCGCTTCGTGCAGCAGTGCATCCGCACCGTGGAGGCCCGGG GCTTGGACATGGACGGGCTGTACCGCATCAGCGGGAACCTGGCTACCATCCAGAAGCTGCGCTATAAGGTGGACCACG ATGAGCGTCTGGACCTGGACGACGGGCGCTGGGAGGACGTCCACGTTATCACCGGGGCCCTGAAGCTCTTCTTCCGAGAGCTGCCCGAGCCGCTCTTCCCCTTCTCGCACTTCCGCCAGTTCATCGCGGCCATCA AGCTCCAGGACCAGGTCCAGCGCAGCCGCTGTGTGCGGGACCTGGTGCGCTCACTGCCCGCCCCCAACCACGACACGCTGCGACTGCTCTTTCAGCACCTGTGCAG GGTGATCGAGCACGGCGAGGAGAACCGCATGTCGGTGCAgagcgtggccatcgtgttcgggcCCACGCTGCTGAGGCCCGAGACGGAGGAGAGCAGCATGCCCATGACCATGGTGTTCCAGAACCAGGTGGTGGAGCTCATCCTGCAGCAGTGCTCGGACATCTTCCGGCCGCACTGA
- the ARHGAP27 gene encoding rho GTPase-activating protein 27 isoform X1 produces the protein MGSLKPPADRHVAAAMAADVEGDVYVLVEHPFEYTGKDGRRVAIQPNERYRLLRRSTEHWWHVRREPGGRPFYLPAQYVRELPALGDPAPTPLPAVPHPGPVVPEPLAYDYRFVSAPVEPRGRAGSLCVPSRPQRGNLAPGLPACLYTRPTAPVRPAQSLDDLARAAAAPPAGLLGSTGSFKACSVAGSWVCPRPLARSDSENVYEAIRDVCEPPPDERAEQVDDGEPVYANIQRQAPATSPVPAPEPAPEPAPAPPPGPVWETHTDADTGRPYYYNPDTGVTTWESPFEAAEGAASPATSPASVGSHESLNTEWGQYWDEESQRVFFYNQLTGETAWEDELEHEAADELEELEMQPDLSMGSPRDQRPPTPETDYPEMLVSYPEEDYSPVGSFSEPSPNSSLAAPPGWSCHTDADGQMVYTNHVSLEQWVRLEDHGKPYFYNPSDASVRWELPQVPVPALRCTLKSSSDNESPTQPTPPKEKIKTLDKAGVLHRTKTVDKGKRLRKKHWSASWTVLEGGVLTFFKDSKSSTAGGLRQPSKISTPEYTVELKGASLSWAPKDKSSKKNVLELRSRDGSEYLIQHDSEAIISTWHKAIAQGIQELVPFLQSADLPPEEDRESSPVVDFGSSEHLGSWREREEQQQTGAAGLALGPGGLESDLNRVRLKLRKFLQRRPTLQALREKGYIKDQVFGCALAELCEREKSSVPRFVQQCIRTVEARGLDMDGLYRISGNLATIQKLRYKVDHDERLDLDDGRWEDVHVITGALKLFFRELPEPLFPFSHFRQFIAAIKLQDQVQRSRCVRDLVRSLPAPNHDTLRLLFQHLCRVIEHGEENRMSVQSVAIVFGPTLLRPETEESSMPMTMVFQNQVVELILQQCSDIFRPH, from the exons ATGGGCTCCCTGAAGCCCCCTGCCGAC AGACACGTCGCGGCCGCGATGGCGGCTGACGTCGAGGGGGACGTGTACGTGCTGGTGGAACATCCGTTCGAGTACACGGGCAAGGACGGGCGCCGAGTGGCCATCCAGCCCAATGAGCGCTACCGCCTGCTGCGCCGAAGCACCGAGCACTGGTGGCACGTGCGGCGCGAGCCGGGCGGCCGCCCCTTCTACCTGCCCGCGCAGTATGTGCGCGAGCTGCCGGCGCTCGGTGACCCCGCGCCCACCCCACTGCCCGCAGTGCCCCACCCGGGCCCAGTGGTCCCCGAGCCGCTCGCCTACGACTACCGCTTCGTGAGCGCGCCGGTCGAGCCCCGGGGCCGCGCGGGCTCCCTGTGCGTCCCGTCGCGGCCCCAGCGCGGCAACCTGGCTCCTGGCCTGCCCGCCTGCCTGTACACGCGGCCCACGGCGCCCGTGCGGCCCGCGCAGTCCCTGGATGACCTGGctcgcgccgccgccgcgcccccagCCGGCCTGCTCGGGAGCACCGGCAGCTTCAAAGCCTGCAGCGTGGCGGGTTCCTGGGTGTGCCCGCGGCCGCTGGCGCGCAGCGACTCGGAAAACGTCTACGAGGCCATCCGGGATGTGTGCGAGCCGCCGCCGGACGAGCGCGCCGAGCAG GTGGATGACGGGGAGCCGGTGTACGCCAACATCCAGCGGCAGGCTCCGGCCACATCGCCCGTCCCGGCCCCGGAGCCGGCCCCggagccagccccagccccgccgcccggcccggtGTGGGAGACGCACACGGACGCGGACACCGGGCGCCCCTACTACTACAACCCAGACACAGGCGTGACCACCTGGGAGTCGCCCTTCGAGGCTGCAGAGGGAGCCGCCAGCCCTGCCACCTCCCCTGCCTCGGTGGGCAGTCACGAGAGCCTCAATACCGAGTGGGGTCAGTACTGGGATGAGGAGAGTCAACGGGTGTTCTTCTACAACCAGCTGACGGGCGAGACGGCCTGGGAGGACGAACTCGAGCACGAAGCTGCGGACGAGCTGGAAGAACTGGAGATGCAGCCGGACCTGAGCATGGGCAGCCCCCGGGACCAGAGG ccccccacccctgagacCGACTACCCGGAGATGCTGGTTAGTTACCCCGAGGAGGACTATTCCCCAGTGGGCTCCTTCAGTGAGCCCAGCCCCAACTCTTCCTTGGCTGCTCCCCCTGGCTGGTCTTGCCACACAGATGCCGATGGACAGATGGTCTACACCAACCACGTCAGCCTAGAGCAG TGGGTGAGGTTGGAGGACCATGGAAAGCCTTACTTCTACAACCCAAGTGATGCGTCCGTCCGCTGGGAGCTGCCCCAG GTCCCCGTCCCTGCCCTTCGATGTACCCTCAAATCCAGCTCGGACAATGAGAGTCCCACCCAGCCCACGCCTCCCAAGGAGAAG ATCAAGACCCTGGACAAAGCAGGTGTTCTCCATCGCACCAAGACAGTGGACAAGGGCAAGCGGCTCCG GAAGAAGCACTGGAGTGCCTCCTGGACCGTCCTGGAGGGCGGCGTCCTGACTTTCTTCAAAGACTCCAAGAGCTCCACAGCAGGTGGCCTG aggcAGCCCTCCAAGATCTCCACCCCTGAGTACACAGTGGAGCTGAAGGGAGCCTCCCTCTCCTGGGCCCCCAAAGACAAGTCCAGCAAGAAGAACGTGCtggag CTGCGGAGTCGAGACGGCTCTGAGTACCTGATCCAGCATGACTCGGAGGCCATCATCAGTACCTGGCACAAGGCCATCGCCCAGGGCATCCAGGAGCTG GTCCCGTTTCTGCAGTCCGCAGACCTCCCGCCGGAGGAAGACAGGGAGAGCAGCCCCGTGGTGGACTTCGGGTCCAGCGAGCACCTGGGGAGCTGGCgggagagagaggagcagcagcAGACCGGCGCAG ccggcctggccctgggtCCGGGGGGTCTGGAGAGCGACCTGAACCGGGTCCGGCTCAAGCTGCGCAAGTTCCTGCAGAGGCGGCCCACGCTGCAGGCGCTCCGGGAGAAGGGCTACATCAAGG acCAGGTGTTCGGCTGCGCTCTGGCCGAGCTGTGTGAGCGCGAGAAGAGCTCTGTGCCGCGCTTCGTGCAGCAGTGCATCCGCACCGTGGAGGCCCGGG GCTTGGACATGGACGGGCTGTACCGCATCAGCGGGAACCTGGCTACCATCCAGAAGCTGCGCTATAAGGTGGACCACG ATGAGCGTCTGGACCTGGACGACGGGCGCTGGGAGGACGTCCACGTTATCACCGGGGCCCTGAAGCTCTTCTTCCGAGAGCTGCCCGAGCCGCTCTTCCCCTTCTCGCACTTCCGCCAGTTCATCGCGGCCATCA AGCTCCAGGACCAGGTCCAGCGCAGCCGCTGTGTGCGGGACCTGGTGCGCTCACTGCCCGCCCCCAACCACGACACGCTGCGACTGCTCTTTCAGCACCTGTGCAG GGTGATCGAGCACGGCGAGGAGAACCGCATGTCGGTGCAgagcgtggccatcgtgttcgggcCCACGCTGCTGAGGCCCGAGACGGAGGAGAGCAGCATGCCCATGACCATGGTGTTCCAGAACCAGGTGGTGGAGCTCATCCTGCAGCAGTGCTCGGACATCTTCCGGCCGCACTGA
- the ARHGAP27 gene encoding rho GTPase-activating protein 27 isoform X4 has translation MGSLKPPADRHVAAAMAADVEGDVYVLVEHPFEYTGKDGRRVAIQPNERYRLLRRSTEHWWHVRREPGGRPFYLPAQYVRELPALGDPAPTPLPAVPHPGPVVPEPLAYDYRFVSAPVEPRGRAGSLCVPSRPQRGNLAPGLPACLYTRPTAPVRPAQSLDDLARAAAAPPAGLLGSTGSFKACSVAGSWVCPRPLARSDSENVYEAIRDVCEPPPDERAEQVDDGEPVYANIQRQAPATSPVPAPEPAPEPAPAPPPGPVWETHTDADTGRPYYYNPDTGVTTWESPFEAAEGAASPATSPASLTGETAWEDELEHEAADELEELEMQPDLSMGSPRDQRPPTPETDYPEMLVSYPEEDYSPVGSFSEPSPNSSLAAPPGWSCHTDADGQMVYTNHVSLEQWVRLEDHGKPYFYNPSDASVRWELPQVPVPALRCTLKSSSDNESPTQPTPPKEKIKTLDKAGVLHRTKTVDKGKRLRKKHWSASWTVLEGGVLTFFKDSKSSTAGGLRQPSKISTPEYTVELKGASLSWAPKDKSSKKNVLELRSRDGSEYLIQHDSEAIISTWHKAIAQGIQELVPFLQSADLPPEEDRESSPVVDFGSSEHLGSWREREEQQQTGAAGLALGPGGLESDLNRVRLKLRKFLQRRPTLQALREKGYIKDQVFGCALAELCEREKSSVPRFVQQCIRTVEARGLDMDGLYRISGNLATIQKLRYKVDHDERLDLDDGRWEDVHVITGALKLFFRELPEPLFPFSHFRQFIAAIKLQDQVQRSRCVRDLVRSLPAPNHDTLRLLFQHLCRVIEHGEENRMSVQSVAIVFGPTLLRPETEESSMPMTMVFQNQVVELILQQCSDIFRPH, from the exons ATGGGCTCCCTGAAGCCCCCTGCCGAC AGACACGTCGCGGCCGCGATGGCGGCTGACGTCGAGGGGGACGTGTACGTGCTGGTGGAACATCCGTTCGAGTACACGGGCAAGGACGGGCGCCGAGTGGCCATCCAGCCCAATGAGCGCTACCGCCTGCTGCGCCGAAGCACCGAGCACTGGTGGCACGTGCGGCGCGAGCCGGGCGGCCGCCCCTTCTACCTGCCCGCGCAGTATGTGCGCGAGCTGCCGGCGCTCGGTGACCCCGCGCCCACCCCACTGCCCGCAGTGCCCCACCCGGGCCCAGTGGTCCCCGAGCCGCTCGCCTACGACTACCGCTTCGTGAGCGCGCCGGTCGAGCCCCGGGGCCGCGCGGGCTCCCTGTGCGTCCCGTCGCGGCCCCAGCGCGGCAACCTGGCTCCTGGCCTGCCCGCCTGCCTGTACACGCGGCCCACGGCGCCCGTGCGGCCCGCGCAGTCCCTGGATGACCTGGctcgcgccgccgccgcgcccccagCCGGCCTGCTCGGGAGCACCGGCAGCTTCAAAGCCTGCAGCGTGGCGGGTTCCTGGGTGTGCCCGCGGCCGCTGGCGCGCAGCGACTCGGAAAACGTCTACGAGGCCATCCGGGATGTGTGCGAGCCGCCGCCGGACGAGCGCGCCGAGCAG GTGGATGACGGGGAGCCGGTGTACGCCAACATCCAGCGGCAGGCTCCGGCCACATCGCCCGTCCCGGCCCCGGAGCCGGCCCCggagccagccccagccccgccgcccggcccggtGTGGGAGACGCACACGGACGCGGACACCGGGCGCCCCTACTACTACAACCCAGACACAGGCGTGACCACCTGGGAGTCGCCCTTCGAGGCTGCAGAGGGAGCCGCCAGCCCTGCCACCTCCCCTGCCTCG CTGACGGGCGAGACGGCCTGGGAGGACGAACTCGAGCACGAAGCTGCGGACGAGCTGGAAGAACTGGAGATGCAGCCGGACCTGAGCATGGGCAGCCCCCGGGACCAGAGG ccccccacccctgagacCGACTACCCGGAGATGCTGGTTAGTTACCCCGAGGAGGACTATTCCCCAGTGGGCTCCTTCAGTGAGCCCAGCCCCAACTCTTCCTTGGCTGCTCCCCCTGGCTGGTCTTGCCACACAGATGCCGATGGACAGATGGTCTACACCAACCACGTCAGCCTAGAGCAG TGGGTGAGGTTGGAGGACCATGGAAAGCCTTACTTCTACAACCCAAGTGATGCGTCCGTCCGCTGGGAGCTGCCCCAG GTCCCCGTCCCTGCCCTTCGATGTACCCTCAAATCCAGCTCGGACAATGAGAGTCCCACCCAGCCCACGCCTCCCAAGGAGAAG ATCAAGACCCTGGACAAAGCAGGTGTTCTCCATCGCACCAAGACAGTGGACAAGGGCAAGCGGCTCCG GAAGAAGCACTGGAGTGCCTCCTGGACCGTCCTGGAGGGCGGCGTCCTGACTTTCTTCAAAGACTCCAAGAGCTCCACAGCAGGTGGCCTG aggcAGCCCTCCAAGATCTCCACCCCTGAGTACACAGTGGAGCTGAAGGGAGCCTCCCTCTCCTGGGCCCCCAAAGACAAGTCCAGCAAGAAGAACGTGCtggag CTGCGGAGTCGAGACGGCTCTGAGTACCTGATCCAGCATGACTCGGAGGCCATCATCAGTACCTGGCACAAGGCCATCGCCCAGGGCATCCAGGAGCTG GTCCCGTTTCTGCAGTCCGCAGACCTCCCGCCGGAGGAAGACAGGGAGAGCAGCCCCGTGGTGGACTTCGGGTCCAGCGAGCACCTGGGGAGCTGGCgggagagagaggagcagcagcAGACCGGCGCAG ccggcctggccctgggtCCGGGGGGTCTGGAGAGCGACCTGAACCGGGTCCGGCTCAAGCTGCGCAAGTTCCTGCAGAGGCGGCCCACGCTGCAGGCGCTCCGGGAGAAGGGCTACATCAAGG acCAGGTGTTCGGCTGCGCTCTGGCCGAGCTGTGTGAGCGCGAGAAGAGCTCTGTGCCGCGCTTCGTGCAGCAGTGCATCCGCACCGTGGAGGCCCGGG GCTTGGACATGGACGGGCTGTACCGCATCAGCGGGAACCTGGCTACCATCCAGAAGCTGCGCTATAAGGTGGACCACG ATGAGCGTCTGGACCTGGACGACGGGCGCTGGGAGGACGTCCACGTTATCACCGGGGCCCTGAAGCTCTTCTTCCGAGAGCTGCCCGAGCCGCTCTTCCCCTTCTCGCACTTCCGCCAGTTCATCGCGGCCATCA AGCTCCAGGACCAGGTCCAGCGCAGCCGCTGTGTGCGGGACCTGGTGCGCTCACTGCCCGCCCCCAACCACGACACGCTGCGACTGCTCTTTCAGCACCTGTGCAG GGTGATCGAGCACGGCGAGGAGAACCGCATGTCGGTGCAgagcgtggccatcgtgttcgggcCCACGCTGCTGAGGCCCGAGACGGAGGAGAGCAGCATGCCCATGACCATGGTGTTCCAGAACCAGGTGGTGGAGCTCATCCTGCAGCAGTGCTCGGACATCTTCCGGCCGCACTGA